In the Theobroma cacao cultivar B97-61/B2 chromosome 1, Criollo_cocoa_genome_V2, whole genome shotgun sequence genome, one interval contains:
- the LOC108660473 gene encoding transcription termination factor MTERF4, chloroplastic-like — MKIRSYAGITKPSFLLVHSELPALTFHKPKLTWTSTLRIPRNYERNFGLITRVQCSVADRTFASTSVSSSASKPKSVRLGRKQGDSSSLYSRPSLLEMKKERIANRAKVYEFLRGLGIIPDELDGLELPVTVEVMQERIDFLHKLGLTIEDINNYPLVLGCSVKKNMIPVLDYLGKLGVRKSTFTEFLRRYPQVLHASVVVDLAPVVKYLQGLDIKPNDIPRVLERYPEVLGFKLEGTMSTSVAYLVGIGVSRREVGGVLTRYPEILGMRVGRVIKPFVEYLQGLGIPRLAVARLIEKRPHILGFGLEERVKPNVESLLEFNVRKASLPSIIAQYPEILGIDLIPKLLGQRSLLQSITDLGPEDFGTVVEKMPQVVSLSNTSMVKHVDFLKDCGISLQQVRDMVVGCPQVLALNLDIMKLSFDYFQMEMQRPIDDLVAFPALFTYSLESTIKPRHKIIAKRGFKCSLSWLLNCSDEKFKERMNYDTIEMEEMEMMPSFDMNSLMEPRSDESDSEYEDSDDEYV; from the coding sequence ATGAAGATCAGAAGCTATGCTGGCATTACAAAACCTAGTTTTTTGCTCGTACATTCAGAATTACCTGCTCTTACCTTCCATAAACCCAAATTAACTTGGACATCAACTCTTAGAATCCCAAGAAACTATGAGAGGAATTTTGGATTGATTACAAGGGTTCAGTGCTCCGTTGCTGATAGAACCTTTGCGTCTACATCTGTGAGTTCATCTGCATCAAAGCCAAAAAGTGTTCGTTTGGGTCGGAAACAAGGCGATTCCTCGTCCTTGTATAGTCGCCCTAGTTTGTTGGAGATGAAGAAAGAGAGGATAGCAAATCGTGCCAAGGTTTATGAGTTTCTGAGGGGACTTGGTATAATTCCTGATGAGCTAGATGGGCTAGAACTTCCTGTCACAGTTGAGGTTATGCAGGAACGTATAGATTTTCTTCATAAACTGGGGCTTACTATTGAAGACATCAACAATTATCCACTTGTTCTTGGTTGTAGCGTGAAAAAGAACATGATTCCTGTGCTTGACTATTTGGGGAAATTGGGTGTTAGAAAATCCACCTTCACAGAGTTTTTGAGAAGATATCCACAAGTTCTCCATGCAAGTGTTGTTGTTGACCTTGCCCCAGTAGTAAAGTATCTTCAAGGGTTGGATATCAAGCCTAATGATATTCCTCGGGTCCTTGAGAGATATCCAGAAGTCCTGGGATTCAAGCTCGAGGGAACCATGAGCACATCGGTGGCTTATTTAGTTGGCATTGGGGTGTCAAGAAGGGAAGTTGGAGGGGTCTTAACTAGATACCCTGAAATTCTGGGGATGCGAGTAGGCCGTGTGATCAAGCCATTTGTGGAGTATCTTCAAGGCTTGGGTATTCCAAGGTTAGCTGTAGCTAGATTGATAGAGAAGAGGCCTCACATCCTTGGGTTTGGATTGGAGGAGAGGGTCAAACCAAATGTTGAATCCCTTCTTGAGTTCAATGTTAGAAAAGCATCACTTCCATCTATAATAGCACAGTATCCTGAAATTCTAGGAATTGATCTTATACCAAAGCTTCTTGGTCAAAGGAGTTTGCTTCAATCAATTACTGATTTGGGTCCTGAGGATTTTGGGACCGTTGTGGAGAAAATGCCTCAGGTTGTGAGCCTCAGTAATACTTCTATGGTGAAGCATGTGGATTTCCTAAAGGATTGTGGTATTTCCTTGCAACAAGTGAGGGACATGGTTGTGGGATGTCCCCAAGTGCTTGCTTTGAATCTTGACATCATGAAACTTAGCTTTGATTACTTTCAAATGGAAATGCAGAGGCCAATTGATGATTTGGTTGCTTTCCCCGCATTATTTACTTATAGTCTTGAGTCTACTATAAAGCCTAGACACAAGATTATTGCAAAGAGGGGTTTTAAATGTTCTCTTTCGTGGCTTCTTAACTGCTCTGATGAGAAATTTAAGGAACGGATGAACTATGACACCATTGAGATGGAGGAGATGGAAATGATGCCTTCTTTTGACATGAATTCACTGATGGAACCAAGAAGCGATGAGTCTGATTCTGAGTATGAGGATAGTGATGATGAGTACGTATAA